AGGCCCCCTCGCGCCTTGCTATCTCGATCTGCCTTTTCGCTATAAGGGGACGGGCTATGGAAGTGCCAAGAAGATAGCTGCCCTCATACACGGCGTTTGTGCTTATCGCGGGGAAAACGTAGTCCCTTACGAACTCGTCTCTTAAGTCTTCGATGAATACCGCGCACGCGCCGGTATCCCAGGCCTTCCGCTCCGCCTCCTCTAAATCTTCTTTCTGTCCTATGTCAGCCACGTAGGCTATAACATCGGAGTCGTACTCGTTTACGAGCCATTTCAGGATTACCGAGGTGTCAAGTCCCCCGGAATAGGCAAGAACTATCTTGTTTTTCTCAGACATATTACTGGTGCTCCGGTATTTCTTCGCGAATGGAAGACTTGATCAAGGCCTGTCCTGATTCTGCTCAGAGATGGAGCGAAGATCCAGAAGGGAAAACTTTACTCCCTCGTTCTGGTAGAATTTTTCAAGCGCGAGCCCCGCGTATTCTATTTTCTGGAGATCATCTCCAGTGTAGGTAAGGTTTTTAACTTCCCCGGAGAGTTTGCACGAAAACGGTATGTCCTTATCCGGCCTTTCCTGGCAGATAAAACCTATGTCTATCTGCCCGCTCAAATCCATGCTAAGAGAAACAATGTATCCTACCGCGAGCTTAACGCTCTGCAGTTCAATCACCATGATCTTTGCCTTGCTCGAATCTTCCTCGTCTCCGACCTCCATCACGTAGCCGTAGTAGTTTATTTCCTTGTTCTGCTCGCTCAGCGAATTCATGTACCAGTAATCTTCCGAATCGAGCCAGGACATTATTTTCATTTTTCTTTCCTCCAAGGATTCACATGGATATTTTGGGAAATTATATACTATTATCCCGTCGTTGGGCAAAAGTCAGGGATTAATTCTGAACTATCTTTTCCGCCATCTTTTTTAGAATTTTGAGAAAATCTTTCTTTCCTTCCGCCACAAATCCCCTTATTTCTGAATCTTTCCACACATACCTGTCTTCTCTTTTTTTTAACGTTGCTAAGTCGCTTGGCTCAGCCTCTGTTCTCATCCGGTATTCAAAATCATTGGGTCTTTTTCTTATCAGCAACTCTGCTTTCATCGCAAATGATTCAGAGGCCTTGTAATTTTCATACGAAACCTCTAATCCAAACGGTCTGTTTTCTTCTCCTTCTCCCCAGCTTCTTCTTATATATTCTTTGAGCTTTTCCTCCAACGTACATCCGGGAAGCGTCCTTTCATAATTGCTCGGTTTAAAGGAAACCCTGCTTGAGTAAAAAAGCTCATCAAACTGCTTGAATTGATTTTCAAATACTTCAAGAAGGGTTATCCAGAACTGCTTATATATTTCTTCTATGTCTCTTCTTGACAGGGGTCTTACATCTTTTAACCCTCTGGCTTTTTCTCCCTTGATGAAAGTATCAATCTCTTTGTCAACATCTCGGGGTTCGCTTATATCCTCTCCCTTTGCCGCCTTGACCCCGACCTCAA
The Candidatus Dadabacteria bacterium genome window above contains:
- a CDS encoding Fic family protein translates to AEDKEYCLTEADIRSLNLIILKEPFWKEAKTPDGQPTRKQILPGQYKNQPNHVRTATGEIFKFALPEETPAKMRELMEWFRENIESPPASIVSFLAELHHRFILIHPFDDGNGRIVRLWINYALMRFGYPPVVIKSEDREGYISAIQKADTGNIEALAVYLGKSLISWLEVGVKAAKGEDISEPRDVDKEIDTFIKGEKARGLKDVRPLSRRDIEEIYKQFWITLLEVFENQFKQFDELFYSSRVSFKPSNYERTLPGCTLEEKLKEYIRRSWGEGEENRPFGLEVSYENYKASESFAMKAELLIRKRPNDFEYRMRTEAEPSDLATLKKREDRYVWKDSEIRGFVAEGKKDFLKILKKMAEKIVQN